CTTCGGACCGGTTGTAGCAGCGATGCCGTTTGAAGACCTGGACGAAGTTATCGAGCGTGCGAACCGTTCTGAGTATGGTCTTGCTGCAGGATTGTGGACTGAAAACTTAAAAACGGCACACTATGTATCCAATAACTTAAAAGCCGGTACAGTCTGGATTAACTGCTATAATGCGTTTGATGCAGCTTCTCCATTCGGCGGATACAAGCAATCCGGAATGGGCCGTGAGATGGGCTCTTATGCGCTAAATAACTACACAGAAGTAAAAAGTGTGTGGGTTAACCTAAAATAAAAAGACAAGCAAAAGCATGTGTGATCCAGGGAAGCGACCCGGCACAGGCAAATAGATATACATGATTAAGGGGTCAATAACTGAACGGAAACGAAAAGCCCGGCTGCTAGATCCAGCAGCCGGGCTTTTTTATGTTGTTTTTAAATCATAACTTTTATAAAGCGGAGTCCGGTATCGTCATAGTCAAGGTTACGGTAGAACTCATGGGTATCGGTACGGTGTTTTCCGCTGTGGAGAACGATGGATGTGCACCCTTGTTCCTCTGCCCACTCTTCCGCATGGCGCACTAACGATTTGCCGAATCCATTTCCTTGATACTCCTCACAGACCACGAGGGCAATAATCCTCAAATACGTCCCGTTCTTCTCGAAATAATAGCCCTTGACGAGACCGATCATTCCAATGACAAGATCATTATAGCAAGCGACAAAGCAAATGTAGGAAGGATCCTGAAGAATATATGTTAATCGGTCTCTCATTTCTTCTTCGGTGGTAGGATAGCCGAGATCGCCCATTAAATAAGAGAGAGACAGGCTATCCTCAATCGTCCCCCTCCGAATGAAAATTTCACTCATCTTCGCACCTCTTTTTAGTAAGATAAGAAAATTAGGAAATGAACATACA
This genomic stretch from Fictibacillus marinisediminis harbors:
- a CDS encoding GNAT family N-acetyltransferase; translation: MSEIFIRRGTIEDSLSLSYLMGDLGYPTTEEEMRDRLTYILQDPSYICFVACYNDLVIGMIGLVKGYYFEKNGTYLRIIALVVCEEYQGNGFGKSLVRHAEEWAEEQGCTSIVLHSGKHRTDTHEFYRNLDYDDTGLRFIKVMI